GATGTGCTTTTTGCATAGAGGGGTCTTCAAGTTGTTTGTGAAAATAGTAACCTAGGAGCTTGGTACGAGAGTTAATATCGCGAGGCTCCTGATTCACTTGTTTTTCTAGTGATGCCGCCTCTTCTGCCGTCAGTCTACTTCCACTCATGGCAAGACTTCGATTACTCACAACGCCGCACCTTTCATCATTCCATAATTGGTTGGACTGAGCTTGATTGAATATGGGTTTCTTTATTTGTTTGATCTGGGATAGAAATAGTATTTCTCACTGTGTGATTGATTGTAACATTCTTAGATTCATTTAAGCCAATGTTAATTTATATGTCAAATTTTGATCTACGGGAGTAACTACATCACTACACATGCAGTGAGTGCCTTCATTCACGAGAAAAAAAGCTTGACTTTTTCGGGAATCTTCTCATTCCATTTTCTCCTTGATTTTCAGTGAATTATTTGTACTTGACACTCTCGCGCCTTTCACGAAACTCCCTGTTTCTGCGTCGCGCGCGCGAGGTGGTTTTTTCTGAATACTGCACATCGCGCTTAACTTCCTGTTCTTCACTATCAAATGACCGGTTTTTTCCAGCTTTTCACTGGAACAACAGGAACCGGTTCCCGCTGTCTCGTATGCAGTTGCTCGCTTTGAGCACACTTTCCGATAGTTCAAGTAACACAAAGTCTCAATTCTGAACCACATCTCAGACAATAACGCGCAAAAGTTTCTGTTGACCGCCCCGCGCCATCCTGCATGATGTAACCAACTCAAAAACAAGGTTATGAATGTAATGAAGCGAAACACATACATGACGGATCTTCCCATGAAAAACGAATTTCAAAGCCATGACCGCAGAAGAACGCGAAAGTACTTACCAGCTGCTGCAGATCAATCTGACTAAATTAGCCTGGAAACATGATACGAAATAGCGCCCAGCAACTCGAACTGAAAATCGGTCAGTGCACAGAGAGAATCAACTAGTAGAGTAATAACACCACTCGTATCAATGGGTCTGTTTGGTGATGACTGTTGGTTCATTATTTAGGCTGGGTATATGGCGCATAACCATATGTAATTGCCTGAAATCATATTAAGGAGCTGGTAAAAATGACCAGGCGGCATAGGCCATGGCCAGCAAAGCAATGACTGAGAGTGTGGTCCACCCGGAGCGTAGCGCTTTAATTAACTTTTCTTGTGCATCGCTTTCGTTACGTTGTATGGCGCCCAGGCTCAGAAGATACTGACGCAAGTCCAAGGCTAAAAAAATTGCTCCCAGGGCTCGAAGCAGAGGCATAAAAAAGATTCGCATTTCTACAGAACTGTGAATGAGACCTAACCCAGGTCCCACTTCAGATCGAAATAAAATCACAAACGTTGCCAACGATAATAAACTGAAGAGGATCAGAAATACGAACACAATGATCGCCTCAGTCCGTGTGTTAACCAGAGCATAAAGCGGATGTTTTGATTCTTCATTTGTGAGCATTGTCTCCGTAGATGCCATCACCGGGACTCCCAAAACGAGTAGTAGAATTCTTATTCTATAGAGTAGAAACTTTAACGTATCCTTTCATGCCGTCTCTGTCTACGGTTTACATATCAAAACAAAGAACTGCAGACAGTCAACAGTAAGATACAAGGGGCAAACCCATGTGTTCGCCCTCTGCTATCTGTGGTCGGATACGTGGGTCCGATCCTATATCATGTTTTCTGCTTTTGAAGAAATGGGTTCAGGACACCTGTGTTGAGACGCGCATAAAAAAACGCATCCTGTTTCAGGATGCGTGATTCACTCTTGATTGATCGCTCAGTCAATTTTGACAGTGATTACTGATTGTTCTGCAAGCGGGACAATCGTGCGCGGCGTTCGGCACGTCGTCTATTTCTTCGGTTTTCATCGCTGGGCTTTTCGTAGTATTCTCGACGTCGCATTTCTTTTTTGATACCAGCGTGTTCAACAATCTTACGGAACCGTTTTACTGCCTCCTGAATTGATTCGTTTT
The Gimesia aquarii DNA segment above includes these coding regions:
- the rpsU gene encoding 30S ribosomal protein S21 produces the protein MVKLRLRENESIQEAVKRFRKIVEHAGIKKEMRRREYYEKPSDENRRNRRRAERRARLSRLQNNQ